A stretch of Lactiplantibacillus brownii DNA encodes these proteins:
- a CDS encoding CopY/TcrY family copper transport repressor, whose amino-acid sequence MVAQTKLEISDAEWEVMRVTWTLGSVTSSQMAEIMAEKMGWKTATVKTLLGRLIKKGALRAEKNGRAFTYYPTVAEQPSMDEAVTTLFGHLCQMRVGQTLTDLVDQLTLSQSDINSLQGLLTEKAKTAPETVDCDCLPGEMKC is encoded by the coding sequence ATGGTAGCACAGACAAAGTTGGAAATTAGTGATGCAGAATGGGAAGTCATGCGGGTGACTTGGACTTTAGGCAGTGTGACCAGTAGTCAGATGGCTGAAATTATGGCTGAAAAAATGGGCTGGAAAACAGCCACCGTCAAAACCCTGTTAGGTCGACTCATTAAGAAAGGCGCACTCCGAGCCGAAAAGAACGGCCGCGCCTTCACGTATTATCCGACCGTCGCAGAACAGCCGTCGATGGATGAAGCTGTGACAACGTTATTTGGTCATTTGTGTCAGATGCGTGTTGGTCAAACCTTAACGGATCTAGTTGATCAATTGACTTTGAGCCAGAGTGATATCAATAGTCTACAAGGCTTATTGACTGAAAAAGCAAAAACTGCGCCAGAAACAGTCGACTGTGACTGTTTACCCGGTGAAATGAAATGCTAA
- a CDS encoding EAL domain-containing protein — protein MYKFFVQPQVDETDHSIYGYEVLLRKRQKDTWTLPTNFSEISLDDQAKLLEQTAAALKTSLTNKVIAFNLNHDQIENPLTLGVIVALKKRINPSALTIELTDAPTLEEVQRYSILLHQNGMQLVLDDVGTGTNTYENIKDALPYVDQIKFAMQNLRMSGEANQIPELLAFWTKIARNYRLDMVLEGVEDQHDQALAAKFGIKIHQGYLYGKPMPA, from the coding sequence ATCTATAAATTCTTTGTTCAGCCGCAAGTCGATGAAACAGACCACTCAATTTATGGTTACGAGGTCTTGTTACGAAAGCGACAAAAGGACACTTGGACGTTACCCACTAATTTTTCTGAAATTTCACTGGATGATCAAGCTAAATTATTGGAACAAACGGCCGCTGCCTTAAAAACTTCCCTGACCAACAAAGTCATTGCATTCAACTTGAATCATGATCAAATTGAGAACCCACTAACTTTGGGGGTCATCGTGGCTTTGAAGAAACGGATCAATCCTTCCGCCTTAACCATCGAGCTTACCGATGCGCCAACCCTGGAAGAAGTTCAACGTTACAGTATCCTATTACATCAAAACGGGATGCAATTGGTCTTAGACGACGTCGGAACTGGGACCAACACCTATGAAAACATTAAAGATGCCCTCCCATACGTTGACCAAATTAAATTTGCCATGCAAAATTTGCGCATGAGTGGCGAGGCTAACCAAATTCCTGAACTACTCGCTTTTTGGACGAAAATTGCTCGCAACTACCGTTTAGATATGGTTCTTGAAGGTGTTGAGGATCAACATGACCAAGCCCTCGCGGCAAAATTTGGGATTAAGATCCATCAAGGTTATCTTTATGGTAAACCGATGCCTGCCTAA
- a CDS encoding GGDEF domain-containing protein: MTLTHWYVPSLVTSVFFLLGMITLYWNLADRAIRYFEKRGKKFDKEGVRTMVGIIYMAAFVLLLQLIVSHQTTTWVFMNFQLFAVVFVSYFLLLGIKLWQWVVTAILFMLINGTITETLSWLYTFIFVAFFFIMKLLKRRKHYDHWDFVKYIVVAMAFSAALWVVVAFRLHLTVNIVLAELLYMFIMLVIVYFYVNLLYRDAATLAQLTYNTNFDELTHAKNFFAFRTTFGKSFENQRTEDRPFKVMLFDIDHFKSINDTYGHLAGDYVLERLALLIEKYLQSVDKELVLYRTGGEEFTILFDDYDLATARVHAEKIGELIRQAAFKYEDQAIHLSISIGLTQQHPDDEDSTTLYKRADGYLYHSKNNGRDQVTAK, from the coding sequence ATGACACTAACGCATTGGTATGTCCCATCGTTAGTAACCAGTGTTTTTTTCTTACTTGGCATGATTACCCTATATTGGAATTTAGCCGACCGCGCCATTCGCTACTTCGAAAAGCGTGGTAAAAAATTCGATAAAGAAGGCGTCCGCACCATGGTCGGAATTATCTACATGGCCGCGTTCGTCTTACTACTCCAGCTGATTGTTAGTCACCAAACCACGACCTGGGTCTTCATGAACTTCCAGTTATTCGCCGTTGTTTTTGTCAGTTATTTTCTATTACTTGGCATCAAGCTCTGGCAATGGGTCGTGACCGCCATTCTCTTCATGTTGATCAATGGCACAATCACGGAAACATTATCTTGGCTCTATACTTTTATCTTTGTGGCGTTTTTCTTCATTATGAAGTTACTCAAACGGCGCAAACACTATGATCACTGGGATTTCGTTAAATATATCGTTGTTGCTATGGCGTTTTCAGCAGCGCTATGGGTCGTTGTAGCGTTTCGATTGCACTTAACGGTTAACATCGTCTTAGCCGAATTGCTGTACATGTTTATCATGCTCGTCATCGTCTACTTTTACGTGAACTTACTCTACCGAGATGCCGCAACGTTAGCTCAATTAACTTACAATACGAACTTTGATGAGTTAACACATGCGAAAAACTTCTTCGCCTTTCGCACGACCTTTGGCAAGAGTTTCGAAAATCAACGTACCGAAGACCGACCGTTCAAGGTGATGCTCTTTGATATTGACCATTTTAAGTCAATCAACGATACGTATGGTCACTTAGCTGGCGACTATGTGCTGGAACGTCTGGCATTACTCATCGAAAAGTATCTGCAAAGCGTTGATAAGGAGCTAGTGCTCTATCGCACTGGTGGCGAAGAGTTCACGATTTTGTTCGATGACTATGACTTGGCGACAGCCCGTGTTCATGCCGAAAAGATCGGTGAACTGATTCGACAAGCCGCGTTCAAATATGAGGATCAAGCGATTCATTTGAGTATCTCAATTGGCTTAACGCAACAACATCCTGATGATGAAGACAGCACCACGCTTTATAAACGGGCAGACGGCTATCTGTATCACTCAAAAAATAATGGCCGTGATCAAGTCACCGCGAAATAA
- a CDS encoding BspA family leucine-rich repeat surface protein has translation MKNGQNEKLTFKMYKKGRFWVSAGIALATINLGTLAGQAATATPAPTKIPVTNEATVSASKLNQSQVTLKSGTTPTSVEANNESAVNSVQPKTPVTAPSAASPASSVPATQSATADKTATSSVAEPVGTPAPTVSTPESVAPAVDKTSQATPASATETKAAAVNQSARSVAAPTAAASTVVSQGTLQIDGGSDWTIDDTGLLTIHAGNVANITAAATQSWYDQRGTITKVVIDGPVKAGSNFSSVFSQRGTFSKKISSIEGLEKIDTSQATNMSYLFTNAKITDFSGVAGWDTSKVTNMTSLFSDNAVTDSTKLPIENWRVEAVTAFDNLFSNLKIASLDLSGWKVGQSIAAGANVSLGGMFLSCTNLTSLNVSGWDTSTTRQVANLFADDQQLKTLDLSSWDLRNVTGASSFMGMFTNTTSLRSLTLGANTRLAAGVNLPNVPTQAGTWQSQAATTATDPAYTSSELVALYTGTTVPNATTTYIWSPVSNAALTAQDVTLVAGPKSSWSAKDSVTKIVDGDGNNLDLNTVDVNQLVKVTSINGDPNVTTIDATIPNRTYTVVLTYTDANGIEKQATSIVTVTASSAKLVGQPTTVKMGTNPSWQASDAVDTALSMNADGEPLTAAELATVKASGLDLTTAGPQTVTLSYTDKYGNEVTTTALVTVVATKAALETQPITIIAGPKATWTWQDNVTGATDFDGNPISDLAGLTVTVVQEPDLTKPGDQTIQLVYTDSEGNTQTFEAVIHVVTSQAALTTKDSQLTIGATWKAADNITVAHDANGKPITIDQLKVTGSVDTTKAGTTKITYEYTDAAGNVLTATALVTVVADPEEPGDGDEDNGAGDNNDGDDNDHNTGDNNGNEDNNGNNGNNNGNEGNETDSDGDTIDDSEDHNEVTKPDNGGNQTGVADDQLNGGVTTGQSPVQKQPNQLVKTPTAVLATDPDNLARTNSTRQLPQTDEQRATGWLAVAGVSLLALLGLAGYRRKR, from the coding sequence ATGAAAAATGGTCAAAATGAAAAACTAACTTTTAAAATGTATAAAAAGGGTCGCTTTTGGGTTTCTGCAGGGATCGCATTGGCAACAATTAACTTGGGAACTTTAGCTGGTCAGGCTGCAACAGCCACCCCGGCACCCACTAAAATACCGGTCACCAATGAGGCAACGGTTAGTGCAAGCAAACTGAATCAGTCGCAAGTCACTTTAAAGTCTGGCACTACACCGACATCTGTTGAAGCCAATAATGAAAGCGCTGTTAACTCGGTGCAGCCTAAGACACCAGTCACGGCGCCATCAGCGGCAAGCCCTGCTAGTTCGGTGCCAGCGACCCAGTCAGCCACGGCTGATAAAACGGCAACGTCATCAGTGGCTGAACCAGTAGGCACCCCGGCACCCACTGTGAGCACGCCTGAGTCAGTAGCTCCAGCGGTTGATAAGACCAGTCAAGCAACACCAGCGTCAGCAACTGAGACTAAAGCAGCGGCAGTTAATCAGTCTGCACGGTCAGTTGCGGCCCCGACTGCTGCGGCGTCGACAGTCGTTTCTCAGGGAACGTTGCAGATTGATGGTGGGAGTGACTGGACGATTGATGATACGGGGCTTTTGACCATTCATGCGGGGAATGTGGCCAACATCACGGCCGCCGCGACCCAGTCTTGGTACGATCAGCGTGGGACAATTACTAAAGTGGTGATTGATGGTCCCGTCAAGGCCGGCAGTAACTTTTCCTCGGTCTTCTCGCAACGTGGTACTTTTAGTAAAAAGATTAGCAGTATTGAAGGTTTAGAAAAAATAGATACAAGCCAAGCAACGAATATGAGCTATTTATTCACCAATGCGAAGATCACAGACTTTTCAGGCGTGGCCGGTTGGGATACAAGTAAAGTGACTAATATGACGTCACTATTTTCTGACAATGCAGTCACTGATAGCACCAAGCTGCCGATCGAAAATTGGCGGGTAGAGGCCGTGACTGCTTTTGATAATTTGTTCAGTAATCTTAAAATTGCTAGTTTAGATTTAAGTGGTTGGAAAGTTGGTCAGTCGATTGCTGCCGGAGCGAATGTGTCACTAGGTGGGATGTTCCTTAGTTGTACCAATCTCACATCTTTGAACGTGTCGGGTTGGGACACTAGCACGACGAGACAGGTTGCGAATTTGTTTGCTGATGATCAGCAGTTGAAGACGTTGGATCTTTCAAGCTGGGATTTGCGCAATGTGACGGGTGCTTCTAGCTTCATGGGCATGTTCACGAATACGACCAGCTTACGGTCGTTGACACTAGGTGCGAACACGCGCCTGGCCGCCGGGGTGAACTTACCAAATGTCCCTACGCAAGCGGGAACTTGGCAAAGTCAAGCTGCAACGACGGCCACTGATCCAGCCTACACGAGTAGTGAGTTGGTGGCGCTCTACACTGGTACAACCGTGCCAAACGCTACCACAACTTATATTTGGTCACCCGTTTCGAATGCGGCGCTCACTGCACAAGATGTTACTTTGGTGGCAGGGCCTAAAAGTAGTTGGTCTGCTAAAGATAGTGTGACGAAAATTGTTGATGGCGACGGGAATAATTTGGATTTGAATACGGTCGATGTGAATCAGTTGGTCAAAGTCACCAGTATCAACGGTGATCCCAATGTGACGACGATCGATGCGACGATTCCGAATCGGACGTATACCGTTGTGCTGACCTATACGGATGCCAATGGGATTGAAAAGCAAGCCACGTCAATCGTCACGGTGACAGCTAGTTCCGCCAAATTAGTTGGTCAGCCCACGACCGTAAAAATGGGGACTAATCCCAGCTGGCAGGCGAGTGATGCGGTCGACACGGCTTTATCAATGAATGCCGATGGCGAGCCATTGACTGCGGCCGAGTTAGCAACCGTTAAGGCATCAGGTTTGGATCTAACGACAGCTGGGCCGCAGACGGTAACCCTGAGTTACACTGATAAGTACGGCAATGAAGTAACCACCACGGCGCTGGTAACGGTGGTTGCAACCAAGGCAGCTTTAGAGACGCAACCGATAACAATCATCGCGGGGCCCAAAGCCACTTGGACTTGGCAAGATAATGTCACCGGGGCGACGGACTTTGATGGTAACCCTATTTCAGACTTAGCCGGATTAACGGTCACTGTGGTTCAAGAACCAGATTTGACTAAACCTGGCGACCAGACGATTCAGTTGGTCTATACGGATTCTGAAGGTAATACGCAGACTTTTGAAGCCGTGATCCACGTGGTTACGAGTCAAGCAGCGCTAACGACTAAAGATAGTCAATTAACCATTGGGGCGACTTGGAAGGCTGCCGACAATATCACGGTTGCACATGATGCCAACGGCAAGCCGATCACGATCGACCAGCTAAAGGTTACCGGTTCGGTTGACACCACTAAAGCTGGCACAACCAAAATTACGTATGAGTATACGGATGCTGCCGGCAATGTCTTGACTGCCACGGCGCTAGTCACAGTGGTCGCTGATCCAGAGGAACCTGGTGACGGGGATGAGGATAACGGCGCTGGCGACAACAATGATGGTGACGATAACGATCACAACACTGGCGATAATAATGGTAATGAAGACAATAACGGTAATAACGGTAATAACAACGGTAATGAAGGTAACGAGACCGATAGTGATGGCGATACTATTGATGATAGCGAGGATCACAACGAGGTCACTAAACCAGATAATGGCGGTAATCAGACCGGTGTTGCTGATGATCAGCTCAACGGTGGCGTGACAACTGGTCAAAGTCCCGTTCAGAAGCAACCTAATCAGTTGGTTAAAACACCAACGGCGGTACTGGCAACAGACCCTGATAACCTGGCTAGAACGAATTCGACACGACAGTTGCCACAAACTGATGAACAGCGTGCAACGGGGTGGTTAGCCGTTGCGGGGGTTAGTTTGTTAGCACTACTAGGCCTTGCAGGTTATCGGCGTAAACGCTAG